In Tolypothrix sp. NIES-4075, the following proteins share a genomic window:
- the sufR gene encoding iron-sulfur cluster biosynthesis transcriptional regulator SufR translates to MATTQQSSTKQEILEYLLKHSRATAFELAEILNISPQAIRRHLKDLEAEKLILYSSIQEGMGRPQHVYHLSREGRDRLQRGDSYGEFAVSLLDTLAETVGRDQVSTILRKQWERKAQEYRDRLGKGSLLERVANLVELRKAEGFMAECHPVESNESVGDRFILMEHNCAISNVAESFPSICGHELEMFAAVLPDCTVERTHWIINGEHRCGYLVQAQKPCAELD, encoded by the coding sequence ATGGCGACTACCCAGCAGTCCTCAACCAAGCAAGAGATTCTAGAATATCTCCTGAAACACTCACGGGCAACAGCTTTTGAGCTAGCCGAGATTTTAAATATTAGCCCGCAAGCGATTCGTCGCCATCTCAAAGATTTGGAGGCGGAAAAGCTAATTTTGTATTCATCGATACAAGAAGGGATGGGGCGTCCGCAGCACGTTTATCATTTGAGTCGTGAAGGACGCGATCGCCTGCAACGAGGTGATAGTTATGGGGAATTTGCTGTTTCTCTACTGGATACATTAGCAGAAACGGTAGGACGCGACCAAGTAAGCACGATTTTAAGAAAACAGTGGGAACGTAAGGCTCAAGAATATCGCGATCGCTTGGGTAAAGGTTCGCTCTTAGAACGGGTGGCAAACTTAGTTGAGTTGAGAAAAGCTGAAGGCTTCATGGCAGAGTGTCACCCGGTAGAATCGAATGAATCAGTAGGCGATCGCTTTATCTTAATGGAGCATAACTGCGCCATTTCCAACGTTGCCGAGTCTTTCCCCAGCATTTGCGGTCATGAATTAGAAATGTTTGCTGCCGTTCTTCCAGATTGTACAGTAGAGCGGACTCATTGGATTATCAACGGCGAACACCGTTGTGGTTATTTGGTACAAGCGCAAAAACCTTGCGCTGAATTAGATTAA
- the sufB gene encoding Fe-S cluster assembly protein SufB — protein sequence MSATVKTLVNQPYKYGFVTNIEADTIPRGLNEDVIRLISSKKNEPEFMLEFRLRAYRQWLKMTEPTWHSVQYPPINYQDIIYYSAPKQAKKKLNSLDEVDPTLLETFEKLGIPLSEQKRLGNVAVDAIFDSVSVATTFKEKLLKDGVIFCSISEALQEYPELVQKYLGSVVPPADNYFAALNAAVFSDGSFVYIPKGVKCPMELSTYFRINSGDTGQFERTLIVAEEGSYVSYLEGCTAPMYDSNQLHAAVVELVALDNAEIKYSTVQNWYAGDEKGKGGIYNFVTKRGLCQGVNSKISWTQVETGSAITWKYPSCVLVGDNSVGEFYSVALTNNMQQADTGTKMIHVGKNTRSTIISKGISAGNSSNSYRGLVKINPKAEGARNYSQCDSMLIGDNAHANTFPYIQVQNKAAKVEHEASTSKIGEDQLFYFAQRGISSEDAVSMMISGFCKDVFNQLPMEFAVEADKLLSLKLEGSVG from the coding sequence ATGAGTGCCACTGTCAAAACCTTAGTCAACCAGCCCTACAAATATGGCTTTGTCACCAATATTGAGGCAGACACCATTCCCCGTGGGCTAAACGAAGATGTTATCCGCTTGATCTCTAGCAAGAAGAACGAGCCGGAATTCATGCTGGAGTTTCGCCTCAGAGCCTATCGCCAGTGGCTAAAAATGACAGAACCGACTTGGCATAGCGTTCAGTATCCGCCAATTAATTATCAGGATATCATCTACTATTCCGCACCGAAACAAGCGAAGAAAAAGCTTAACAGTTTGGATGAAGTAGATCCCACCCTCTTGGAAACCTTTGAAAAGCTAGGTATTCCCCTATCAGAACAAAAGCGACTGGGAAATGTCGCTGTAGATGCCATTTTCGATAGTGTTTCTGTCGCCACTACATTTAAAGAAAAGCTGCTCAAAGACGGCGTTATCTTCTGCTCAATTTCCGAAGCATTGCAAGAATACCCAGAATTAGTACAAAAGTATTTGGGTAGCGTTGTCCCCCCTGCCGATAACTACTTCGCGGCATTGAATGCGGCTGTATTTAGCGATGGTTCTTTTGTCTATATTCCTAAAGGCGTAAAATGCCCGATGGAATTGTCTACCTATTTCCGAATTAACAGCGGCGATACGGGACAATTTGAGCGTACTCTGATTGTCGCGGAAGAAGGCAGCTATGTTTCCTACTTGGAAGGCTGTACCGCGCCGATGTACGATAGCAACCAGCTACACGCGGCTGTGGTTGAACTTGTAGCTCTTGACAACGCGGAAATTAAATATTCCACAGTACAAAACTGGTACGCCGGCGATGAAAAAGGCAAAGGTGGTATTTATAACTTTGTCACCAAACGCGGTTTGTGTCAGGGTGTAAATTCCAAGATTTCCTGGACGCAAGTAGAAACCGGTTCTGCTATTACTTGGAAGTATCCTAGCTGCGTGTTGGTAGGCGATAATTCTGTGGGTGAGTTCTACTCGGTAGCGCTGACAAATAATATGCAGCAAGCTGACACGGGAACCAAGATGATCCACGTCGGTAAGAATACTCGCAGCACGATTATTTCTAAGGGAATCTCTGCTGGTAACTCTAGTAACAGCTATCGCGGTTTGGTGAAAATTAACCCGAAGGCAGAAGGAGCTAGAAATTATTCGCAGTGTGACTCGATGCTAATTGGGGATAATGCTCATGCGAATACTTTCCCATACATTCAGGTGCAAAATAAGGCAGCGAAGGTAGAGCATGAAGCTTCTACTTCTAAGATTGGCGAAGACCAATTATTTTACTTTGCACAGCGCGGCATTTCTAGTGAAGACGCGGTTTCGATGATGATTAGTGGCTTCTGTAAGGATGTGTTTAATCAGCTGCCGATGGAATTTGCGGTGGAAGCTGATAAGCTGTTGAGTCTGAAGTTGGAAGGTAGTGTTGGTTAA
- the sufC gene encoding Fe-S cluster assembly ATPase SufC, whose translation MIIENSEVVLSVRDLTANVDGTPILKGVNIEVKSGEVHAIMGPNGSGKSTFSKVLAGHPAYEVTGGEVIFQGQNLLEMEPEERARSGVFLAFQYPLEIPGVSNLDFLRVAYNSRQKARGLEEIDAFDFDDLIEEKLDVVKMNPAFLNRSLNEGFSGGEKKRNEILQMALLEPKLAILDETDSGLDIDALKIVANGVNQLANPENATIMITHYQRLLNYIVPDYVHVMAQGQILTSGGKDLALELESRGYDWVLEEAEVGV comes from the coding sequence ATGATTATTGAAAATAGTGAAGTTGTGCTGTCTGTAAGAGATTTGACGGCTAATGTTGATGGGACGCCGATTCTCAAGGGTGTGAATATTGAGGTTAAATCGGGCGAAGTTCATGCGATTATGGGACCGAATGGTTCTGGTAAAAGTACTTTTTCTAAGGTTTTGGCTGGACATCCAGCTTATGAGGTAACTGGTGGAGAGGTGATTTTCCAGGGGCAAAATCTGCTGGAAATGGAACCGGAGGAACGCGCGAGAAGTGGTGTATTTTTGGCGTTTCAGTATCCGTTAGAAATTCCGGGTGTAAGTAATTTGGATTTCTTGCGGGTGGCTTATAATTCCCGTCAGAAAGCGCGGGGTTTAGAAGAAATTGATGCGTTTGATTTTGATGATTTGATAGAAGAAAAGCTGGATGTTGTGAAGATGAATCCGGCTTTTCTGAATCGAAGTTTGAATGAGGGTTTTTCTGGTGGTGAGAAGAAGCGGAATGAAATTCTGCAAATGGCACTGTTAGAACCAAAGTTGGCGATTCTGGATGAGACGGATTCTGGTTTGGATATTGATGCGCTGAAGATTGTCGCGAATGGAGTAAACCAGCTGGCAAATCCGGAAAATGCGACGATTATGATTACTCACTATCAGCGGTTACTTAATTATATTGTGCCTGATTATGTGCATGTGATGGCTCAGGGGCAGATTCTTACTAGTGGTGGTAAGGATTTGGCGCTGGAGTTGGAATCTCGCGGTTATGATTGGGTGTTGGAAGAAGCTGAGGTGGGTGTCTAA
- the sufD gene encoding Fe-S cluster assembly protein SufD: MSIEVSPSPISNTLVDKDVYLTGLLDKVVASKSEGWLQEVRQTAADWVRQSRLPTTRDEEWRFADLSSLREVQFNVETFLPNITPFSLPEANKNCLVFVNGVYAPELSGVSGLPDGVVVSNLANLPAGYHERVRQYLAQASGDREVFTALNTAGMTDAAVVWVGKNVVVETPITLVFVTAGEGRTISLPRCLVVAESGSQVTLVEEYTNRTDAKSAEKEGVYFTNAVTEIWVEENAQVSHTRVECDGAEAFHIGKTAVMQARYSRYCCNAVSLGGKFSRHNLEIFQTGEQTETTLNGLTMIKEKQLADTHSVIALNHPHSVSRQLHKCIVGDRAHGVFNGKVFVPKPAQLTDAAQLNRNLLLSSKARVDTKPQLEITADNVKCAHGATVSQLEDDEIFYLQSRGIDANDARNLLINAFAAEIINQIPIPSLRETLTQTVSKF, translated from the coding sequence ATGTCTATTGAAGTTTCTCCAAGTCCGATTTCTAACACTTTGGTGGATAAAGATGTTTATTTAACTGGGTTGTTAGATAAAGTAGTTGCATCAAAGTCAGAGGGTTGGTTGCAAGAGGTGCGCCAAACTGCTGCTGATTGGGTGCGTCAATCAAGACTTCCTACTACCCGCGATGAAGAATGGCGTTTTGCTGATTTGTCGTCTTTGCGCGAGGTGCAATTTAATGTAGAGACGTTTTTACCAAATATTACGCCTTTTAGTTTACCAGAAGCGAATAAGAACTGTTTGGTTTTTGTTAATGGTGTTTACGCACCTGAGTTATCAGGTGTTTCTGGTTTACCTGATGGTGTGGTGGTTAGCAATTTGGCTAATTTACCTGCGGGTTATCATGAACGGGTGCGGCAATATTTGGCACAAGCGTCAGGCGATCGCGAGGTGTTTACGGCTCTGAATACTGCTGGCATGACTGATGCGGCAGTGGTCTGGGTAGGTAAAAATGTGGTAGTGGAAACACCGATTACTTTGGTGTTTGTTACTGCTGGAGAAGGAAGGACGATTTCTTTACCGCGTTGTTTAGTGGTGGCAGAAAGTGGTTCGCAGGTAACTTTGGTGGAAGAGTATACCAACCGCACAGACGCAAAGAGCGCAGAGAAAGAAGGTGTATACTTTACCAATGCGGTAACCGAGATTTGGGTTGAGGAGAATGCTCAGGTTAGTCATACTCGGGTTGAGTGTGATGGTGCTGAGGCTTTTCACATCGGGAAGACTGCGGTGATGCAAGCTCGTTACAGTCGGTATTGTTGTAATGCGGTAAGTTTGGGTGGAAAGTTTTCACGTCACAATTTAGAGATTTTCCAAACTGGTGAGCAAACGGAAACTACTTTAAATGGGTTGACGATGATTAAGGAGAAGCAACTGGCTGATACTCACAGTGTAATTGCTCTCAATCATCCGCACAGTGTGAGTCGGCAATTGCACAAGTGTATTGTAGGCGATCGCGCTCACGGTGTATTCAATGGCAAAGTTTTTGTCCCGAAACCTGCACAGTTAACTGATGCGGCGCAATTAAATCGCAACCTGCTACTATCATCTAAAGCCAGAGTTGATACTAAGCCGCAGTTGGAAATTACGGCAGATAATGTGAAATGCGCTCACGGTGCGACTGTTAGTCAGTTGGAAGATGATGAAATATTTTATCTGCAAAGTCGGGGTATTGATGCCAATGATGCTCGCAACTTATTAATTAACGCTTTCGCGGCTGAAATTATCAACCAAATACCAATTCCTTCCCTCCGCGAAACTCTCACGCAAACCGTGAGTAAATTTTAA
- a CDS encoding cysteine desulfurase, whose amino-acid sequence MTFTKTKTLADKVRGDFPILNQEVNGKPLIYLDNAATSQKPLLVLNRLRDYYEQYNANVHRGAHTLSAKATDAYEGTRDKVAKFINAASRQEIVYTRNASEAINLVAYSWGMSNLQPGDEIILSVMEHHSNIVPWQLVAQKTGAVLKFVELTSEETFDLEQFKTLLSEKTKLVSTVHVSNTLGCINPVQEICALAHEYGAKVLIDACQSVPHMPVDVQQIGCDWLVASGHKMCAPTGIGFLYGKLNVLESMPPFFGGGEMIAEVFLDHSTYAELPHKFEAGTPAIGEAIALGAAIDYLTNIGMDKIHAYEAELTAYLFEQLLQIPEIRIYGPKPDANGEGRAALAAFTSGEVHANDLSTLLDQEGVAIRSGHHCTQPLHRFLGLAATARASLSFYNTKDEIDVFIKALKDTLEFFGGLFG is encoded by the coding sequence ATGACTTTCACCAAAACAAAAACCCTTGCCGATAAAGTTCGCGGTGACTTCCCAATATTAAATCAAGAAGTCAACGGCAAACCTTTAATTTATCTCGATAATGCTGCTACTTCGCAAAAACCTTTGCTGGTACTTAATCGTTTGCGAGATTACTACGAGCAGTATAACGCTAACGTGCATCGCGGAGCGCATACTCTCAGCGCTAAAGCTACCGATGCTTATGAAGGAACGCGAGACAAAGTTGCTAAATTTATCAATGCTGCATCTCGTCAGGAAATTGTCTACACCCGCAACGCTTCTGAGGCGATTAATTTGGTAGCCTACAGTTGGGGAATGAGCAATTTGCAACCGGGAGATGAAATTATTCTCTCGGTGATGGAACACCACAGTAATATTGTACCGTGGCAATTGGTGGCGCAAAAGACTGGTGCAGTGTTGAAGTTTGTCGAATTGACTTCTGAAGAAACTTTTGATTTAGAACAGTTCAAAACTCTCCTTTCTGAGAAAACGAAATTGGTGTCAACGGTACACGTTTCTAACACTTTGGGTTGCATTAATCCGGTGCAAGAAATTTGTGCTTTAGCGCATGAATATGGGGCAAAAGTATTAATTGATGCTTGCCAAAGTGTCCCCCATATGCCTGTAGATGTGCAGCAAATAGGCTGTGATTGGTTAGTTGCTTCCGGTCACAAAATGTGCGCTCCAACTGGGATAGGCTTTTTGTATGGCAAGTTGAATGTGTTGGAATCGATGCCACCGTTTTTCGGTGGTGGGGAAATGATTGCGGAGGTGTTTTTAGACCATTCTACCTACGCAGAATTACCGCATAAATTTGAAGCTGGTACACCGGCAATTGGGGAAGCGATCGCTCTTGGTGCTGCGATAGATTATCTGACTAACATTGGTATGGATAAAATCCACGCTTATGAAGCTGAATTAACTGCTTATTTGTTTGAGCAATTACTGCAAATTCCCGAAATCAGAATTTATGGTCCCAAACCGGATGCTAACGGTGAAGGTAGAGCTGCTTTAGCTGCATTCACATCCGGAGAAGTCCACGCTAACGACTTATCTACATTATTAGATCAAGAAGGTGTCGCAATCCGTTCTGGACACCACTGCACTCAACCATTACACCGTTTTTTAGGACTTGCGGCAACCGCAAGAGCAAGTTTATCTTTCTACAACACAAAAGATGAAATTGATGTTTTTATCAAAGCGTTGAAAGATACCCTGGAGTTTTTCGGTGGTTTGTTTGGTTAA
- a CDS encoding Uma2 family endonuclease, producing MITTSSIAEQRTVLHNISWETFEALLAETGEDRGSRFAYEDGTLEIMTPLFEHENPKSNFGNFIIALAEELEIEVRSAGSTTLKRRIAKRGIEPDNCYYIQNELAIRGKETLNLETDPAPDLAIEIDITSSSVNKLGIYSALGIAELWRYNGRDLKFYQLREGQYVECEFSIAFPIVSVSDISRFIQQSKTMGEIALLKSFRSWVRLKKLA from the coding sequence ATGATTACTACTTCAAGCATTGCCGAACAAAGAACAGTGCTACACAACATTAGCTGGGAAACCTTTGAAGCCTTGCTAGCAGAAACAGGTGAGGATAGAGGTTCCCGATTTGCTTATGAAGATGGCACTTTAGAAATTATGACTCCACTTTTTGAACACGAAAATCCTAAAAGTAATTTTGGCAATTTTATTATTGCTCTAGCGGAAGAACTAGAAATTGAAGTTAGAAGCGCTGGTTCAACAACACTAAAGCGAAGAATCGCAAAACGAGGTATAGAACCAGATAATTGTTACTATATCCAGAATGAATTAGCTATTAGAGGTAAAGAAACTCTAAATTTAGAAACAGATCCAGCACCTGATTTAGCAATTGAGATTGATATAACAAGCAGTTCAGTTAACAAATTAGGGATTTATTCTGCACTTGGTATCGCTGAACTGTGGAGATATAACGGACGAGATTTAAAATTTTATCAGTTAAGAGAAGGGCAATATGTTGAATGTGAATTTAGTATTGCTTTTCCGATAGTATCGGTGAGTGATATAAGCAGATTTATTCAGCAAAGTAAAACTATGGGGGAAATTGCTTTGTTAAAATCTTTTCGATCTTGGGTGAGACTCAAAAAACTAGCGTAG
- a CDS encoding glycosyltransferase family 4 protein, whose translation MRILHLTNHIQKIGNGIVNVAVDLACLQAASGHDVAMASAGGEYEALLANYGAQHFQLNQSRTPLNLIKAAGHYREIIQKFQPDIVHAHMMTGSVLAGLFKKNFGYSLVTTVHNEFQRSAVLMGLADRVIAVSNAVADSMVRRGIPKKKLRVVANGTLGSPRHRSILDYQPLPLHRPAIATVAGMYQRKGIGELIDGFVTIAADFPDAHLYLVGDGPDRAMFEAKVQNTAFASRIHFEGFQSEPQRYMLATDIFVLASYHESFGLVLTEAREAGCAIIASDVDGIPETLDNGEAGVLVSPKNSFAVATAMKKLLSNPWEMQKWKYQGKQNIERFSAARVNKETLNVYRELVPNYNLCHSSMSV comes from the coding sequence ATGCGTATACTACATCTTACTAATCATATACAAAAAATCGGTAACGGTATTGTCAATGTGGCAGTAGACCTAGCTTGTTTGCAAGCTGCATCTGGTCACGATGTTGCGATGGCATCTGCTGGTGGCGAATATGAGGCATTATTAGCAAATTATGGCGCTCAACACTTTCAATTAAATCAGTCTAGAACACCGCTGAATTTAATCAAAGCAGCTGGACATTATCGCGAAATCATACAAAAGTTTCAGCCGGATATTGTCCATGCACATATGATGACAGGATCTGTGCTAGCAGGGCTGTTTAAAAAGAACTTTGGATATAGTTTAGTTACCACCGTACACAATGAATTTCAGCGTAGTGCAGTACTGATGGGATTAGCCGATCGCGTAATTGCAGTTAGTAACGCAGTCGCAGATTCGATGGTACGTCGGGGTATACCGAAGAAAAAATTGCGAGTAGTCGCTAATGGTACATTGGGCAGTCCCCGCCATCGCAGTATTCTAGACTACCAACCGCTACCGCTACACCGTCCGGCGATCGCCACCGTAGCAGGAATGTATCAACGTAAAGGAATTGGTGAGTTAATCGACGGGTTCGTAACAATAGCTGCGGATTTTCCCGATGCTCATCTATATTTGGTGGGGGATGGTCCGGATCGGGCAATGTTTGAGGCAAAAGTACAAAATACAGCTTTTGCTTCGCGCATTCATTTTGAGGGCTTCCAAAGCGAACCTCAACGCTATATGCTAGCAACTGATATCTTCGTCCTCGCTTCATACCACGAATCTTTTGGTTTGGTTCTCACAGAAGCGCGGGAAGCTGGTTGCGCTATTATTGCCAGCGATGTAGACGGCATTCCTGAGACTTTAGATAATGGAGAAGCTGGTGTTTTGGTGTCACCTAAAAATAGCTTTGCTGTCGCAACTGCTATGAAGAAGTTACTTAGCAACCCTTGGGAAATGCAAAAATGGAAATATCAAGGGAAACAAAATATAGAGCGGTTTAGTGCTGCACGGGTAAATAAAGAAACACTTAATGTTTACCGTGAATTAGTACCAAATTACAATCTATGTCACAGTAGTATGAGCGTTTAA
- a CDS encoding PIG-L deacetylase family protein, which translates to MNYKKILQRVEKILPNTWLYQVQYMHSNLLVRWILRRGSMPLTFSKKSAMVFSPHQDDETFGCGGMIALKREQRIPVVVAFLTDGQGSVGEDSEIKDKIIQIRKQEAVTALNILGVEPSEIYFLDKVDGTLRDLEALQRQQTIEQIVELLQKYKPGEVYVPHQKDCHKDHEAAYTLVKEAIAQAQIEVELLEYAIWLFWRAPLFIMLKLQDIADAYRLSIAAVQDKKNRAIASYSSQIEGLPPGFIKRFLGSYEIFFKVES; encoded by the coding sequence ATGAATTATAAGAAAATTCTCCAAAGAGTAGAAAAAATACTTCCAAATACCTGGCTTTATCAAGTGCAATATATGCACTCTAACTTACTAGTTCGGTGGATTTTGCGTCGTGGAAGTATGCCGCTAACATTTAGCAAAAAATCAGCAATGGTGTTTTCTCCGCATCAAGATGATGAAACTTTTGGTTGCGGTGGGATGATTGCCTTAAAAAGGGAACAAAGAATACCAGTAGTAGTAGCTTTTCTGACGGATGGACAGGGTTCAGTTGGCGAGGATTCGGAAATTAAAGATAAAATCATCCAAATTCGCAAACAAGAAGCCGTAACAGCATTGAACATTTTAGGAGTTGAACCATCAGAAATTTACTTTTTAGATAAGGTAGATGGAACATTACGAGATTTAGAAGCATTGCAACGACAACAGACGATTGAGCAGATAGTTGAACTGCTTCAAAAGTATAAACCAGGGGAAGTCTACGTTCCACATCAAAAAGATTGCCATAAGGATCATGAAGCTGCATATACTTTAGTAAAAGAAGCGATCGCTCAAGCCCAAATTGAAGTAGAACTGCTAGAGTATGCGATTTGGTTATTTTGGAGAGCGCCACTATTTATTATGCTGAAGTTGCAGGATATAGCAGATGCTTATCGGCTATCAATTGCAGCAGTTCAAGACAAAAAAAATAGAGCGATCGCCTCATATTCTTCTCAAATTGAAGGTCTACCCCCTGGCTTTATCAAGCGATTTTTGGGGTCTTATGAAATATTCTTCAAAGTAGAATCCTAA
- a CDS encoding TetR/AcrR family transcriptional regulator, translating into MGRSTQSKSSSNKPRQVRDAEATKAQILDAAMEEFAKHGLSGARTEAIALGSGVTKAMIYYYFDSKEKLYQAVLHRLDFPINDMIRETNLDNLPPEEALKQVIQAAIAYRVQHPHLGMILFQEANQNQGKFYKQTNWQEGFEQVISILERGVASGCFRPVDPFITAIHIAAVCTFYFDAYENLKYAKPDLDLRSPEMIEEHTQQAINLILAGVRFNTQQ; encoded by the coding sequence GTGGGTCGTTCAACGCAATCAAAATCTTCATCTAACAAACCTCGACAAGTGCGCGATGCTGAAGCGACGAAAGCGCAGATATTAGATGCGGCAATGGAAGAGTTTGCCAAGCATGGTCTTTCGGGAGCGCGAACGGAAGCGATCGCTTTGGGTAGTGGTGTTACCAAAGCCATGATTTACTACTATTTTGACAGTAAGGAAAAGCTGTATCAAGCAGTCTTGCACCGGCTTGACTTTCCCATAAACGACATGATTCGGGAAACTAACTTGGATAATTTGCCACCAGAAGAAGCCCTAAAGCAGGTTATTCAAGCAGCTATTGCTTATAGAGTCCAGCATCCTCACTTAGGCATGATTTTATTTCAAGAAGCGAATCAAAATCAAGGTAAGTTTTACAAACAGACAAACTGGCAAGAAGGTTTCGAGCAAGTTATTAGTATCTTAGAACGTGGTGTGGCGTCCGGTTGCTTTCGTCCAGTTGATCCGTTTATAACTGCAATTCATATTGCCGCAGTTTGTACTTTTTACTTCGATGCCTACGAGAATCTTAAGTATGCAAAACCGGATTTAGACTTGCGAAGTCCAGAAATGATTGAGGAACACACGCAACAAGCAATTAATTTGATTTTAGCTGGTGTACGATTTAATACTCAACAATAG
- a CDS encoding Rieske 2Fe-2S domain-containing protein: MLFGAPWLLAHKSMLEVNKPRKVSLYGCDYVLWKDAAGKISALPNACPHMGAMLSEGWCQQREDKTSVVVCPFHALEFDSEGCTILPGSNKKTLPQLQPLELIIQDDFIWSYGGYEPKVPIPTILNEITAKYDFIGHTADTSVETDLLTMLLNMHDYNHQNGTHRPLFRIEEVQFEKFIDNGHESHAFFDMPTAPTTLREKISNPDLFLLPKVLKPHLENHFPSLIISHVENWAAKVAQCHLFIPESEMRTRTYVLMFGQAKHPAFKALGNKFLDFAKVIVQQDADILEKIYPNTPQKIKLNNEVGMDWVRRNFASFPVTVEPNLSK; the protein is encoded by the coding sequence ATGCTTTTTGGCGCACCTTGGCTGTTAGCACACAAATCGATGTTAGAGGTAAACAAACCGAGAAAAGTTTCCCTCTACGGTTGTGATTACGTGCTGTGGAAAGATGCAGCAGGTAAAATAAGCGCCTTACCTAACGCTTGTCCACATATGGGAGCAATGTTATCTGAAGGTTGGTGTCAGCAACGTGAAGATAAAACTAGTGTTGTAGTTTGTCCATTTCATGCTTTGGAATTTGACAGTGAAGGTTGTACTATTTTGCCCGGTTCAAATAAGAAAACTTTACCACAATTGCAACCGTTAGAACTGATTATTCAAGATGATTTTATTTGGTCTTATGGCGGATATGAACCGAAAGTGCCAATTCCGACAATTTTGAATGAAATAACTGCTAAGTATGACTTTATTGGACATACAGCAGACACCAGCGTGGAGACAGATTTGCTCACCATGCTGTTAAATATGCACGATTATAACCATCAAAACGGCACTCATCGCCCTTTATTTAGAATTGAAGAAGTGCAATTTGAGAAGTTTATCGACAATGGGCATGAATCGCACGCTTTTTTTGATATGCCCACAGCACCTACAACTTTAAGAGAAAAAATCAGCAATCCCGACTTATTTTTACTACCAAAAGTCTTGAAACCACACTTAGAAAATCACTTTCCATCTTTAATAATTTCACATGTTGAAAACTGGGCAGCTAAAGTTGCACAATGCCACCTGTTTATCCCAGAATCGGAGATGCGGACACGTACTTATGTATTAATGTTTGGGCAAGCGAAACATCCAGCATTTAAAGCGTTGGGTAACAAGTTTCTCGACTTTGCCAAAGTTATTGTCCAACAAGATGCAGATATTTTAGAGAAGATTTATCCAAATACGCCACAGAAAATTAAACTAAATAATGAAGTGGGGATGGATTGGGTAAGACGCAATTTTGCCAGTTTCCCCGTAACTGTGGAGCCGAATCTTTCTAAGTAA